Below is a genomic region from Dioscorea cayenensis subsp. rotundata cultivar TDr96_F1 chromosome 14, TDr96_F1_v2_PseudoChromosome.rev07_lg8_w22 25.fasta, whole genome shotgun sequence.
AGCCAACTCTACACATGCCCTTCCAAAAGACAAACCCCCATCCACCACAAGGTTATGCCCAGTCACATACTTAGACTCATCACTTCCCAAGTAGAGCACAGCATCTGCAATATCTTCGGCTTTCAATTTAACATTCTTAAGATAACCCAAAGAACTCATCATGGCTTCAAACTCTTGTTTCCCTAGTCCTCCAAGCCCTTCTGTCATCCTTGTTGCCACTCCACCCGGTGACACACAATTCACTCGTATTCCAAACCTCCCCAGCTCTGCTGCGGTATTTCTCGTGAGTCCAACCACTGCATATTTTGAGCTCACATAGGCATGAAATTCAGGAAGTACACACTGTGATACTCCACTTGCCGTGTTTATTATGCTCCCCTGACGAGCAGCAATCATTGCTCGAGCCGCATGCTTTGTGCCTAAGAATACGCCAACTAGATTAACATTAAGCACTTGTAGAAATTCCTCCTTGCTGATGTTCAAGATGTTCGGCTTGAGCATGTGGTTGATGCCTGCATTGTTGAACATTATATCTAACTTGCCATACTTTGTAATTGTATGATCTACTGCATGACT
It encodes:
- the LOC120275101 gene encoding secoisolariciresinol dehydrogenase-like; translation: MSVLASFQRRLEGKVALITGGASGIGESTARLFCKHGAKVVVADMQDELGRSVCADISPTEASFIHCDVTDEDNVSHAVDHTITKYGKLDIMFNNAGINHMLKPNILNISKEEFLQVLNVNLVGVFLGTKHAARAMIAARQGSIINTASGVSQCVLPEFHAYVSSKYAVVGLTRNTAAELGRFGIRVNCVSPGGVATRMTEGLGGLGKQEFEAMMSSLGYLKNVKLKAEDIADAVLYLGSDESKYVTGHNLVVDGGLSFGRACVELAKP